The Sulfurovum sp. UBA12169 genome has a segment encoding these proteins:
- a CDS encoding inorganic diphosphatase, whose protein sequence is MDISKIGHGENPNAVKAIIEVPLNSNIKYEIDKDSGAVEVDRILYSAMHYPANYGFVPNTLSDDGDPADILVLCDYPLQAGAVIKCRLVGVLMTEDESGGDEKLLAVPTTKIDPTYANINDLADVPKHTLNRIKNFFETYKMLEPNKWVKVAGFKDKAEAEAILAKAIKNYK, encoded by the coding sequence GGCGAGAACCCCAATGCAGTCAAAGCAATCATCGAAGTGCCGCTTAACTCAAATATCAAATATGAAATCGACAAAGATTCCGGAGCCGTAGAGGTTGATAGAATCCTTTACTCCGCAATGCACTATCCGGCAAATTACGGTTTCGTACCTAATACGCTTTCAGATGATGGTGATCCGGCAGACATATTGGTACTTTGTGATTATCCGCTTCAAGCCGGCGCAGTCATCAAATGCAGACTTGTGGGCGTACTTATGACTGAAGACGAAAGCGGCGGTGATGAAAAATTGCTAGCCGTTCCTACAACAAAGATCGATCCTACCTATGCCAACATTAATGATCTTGCAGATGTGCCAAAACATACACTTAACCGCATCAAAAATTTCTTTGAAACATATAAAATGCTTGAGCCAAACAAATGGGTAAAAGTAGCCGGCTTCAAAGACAAAGCAGAAGCAGAAGCTATTCTTGCAAAAGCGATCAAAAACTACAAATAA
- a CDS encoding CPBP family intramembrane metalloprotease codes for MLMRSLHVQYGAALMAAPVFCFGYLLVLKEKPVDVFWLFFDMKSLFSLVFFYPVVEELVFRGITQEYLHEKTKQLPSFFIFSIANILTSVLFVLMHMIHHAPFFALLTFVPSLLFGYFKDRYNHIVCSIFLHMFYNLCYFSLIV; via the coding sequence ATGCTCATGCGATCACTACACGTACAATACGGAGCAGCACTCATGGCTGCTCCTGTGTTTTGTTTTGGTTATCTACTTGTTTTGAAAGAAAAGCCTGTTGATGTATTTTGGCTTTTCTTTGATATGAAATCTCTTTTTTCCCTTGTCTTTTTTTATCCCGTCGTAGAGGAGCTTGTTTTTAGAGGCATCACCCAAGAATATCTGCATGAAAAAACAAAACAGCTTCCCTCTTTTTTTATTTTTTCGATTGCCAATATTTTAACTTCTGTGCTTTTTGTGTTGATGCATATGATACATCATGCCCCTTTCTTTGCATTGTTGACCTTTGTGCCCTCTTTGCTGTTTGGTTATTTTAAGGATCGATACAACCATATAGTATGCAGTATTTTTTTGCATATGTTTTATAATTTATGTTATTTTTCACTTATCGTGTAA